In Deinococcus seoulensis, the following are encoded in one genomic region:
- a CDS encoding acyl-CoA dehydrogenase family protein → MTSTLNRPDVSNPNTQPMNDDQRTIISALRSFLKNRVEPGAAERDQTSEFPMQIVRELGEMGIMGAQTPEEYGGAGLDTATFAMIIEEVAAVDGSLCLTVASHNSLCQGHILIGGTEAQKQKFLPALASAEKLGAWGLTEPGSGSDSGGMQSNAKEQPDGSWILNGSKNFITQGSVGGTYVVLARTDAPRPGKGKNDGISAFVFNRDEVQGFSIGRKEDKLGLRSSDTAQLIFEDIHLPADALLGERGNAFKDVMKVLDGGRVGIAAMGLGLGRAAFEYAARYVNQREQFGKPIGHNQNLAFRLADMDTRLEAARLLIRKAADLKDAGMNFTVPVARAKLFATTVGVEACDEAIQMLGGYGYIKEYPVERMWRDNRLTRIGEGTDEVQRLVISRDVLKRFAD, encoded by the coding sequence ATGACCAGCACCCTGAACCGTCCCGATGTCAGCAACCCGAACACGCAGCCCATGAACGACGACCAGCGCACGATCATCAGCGCGCTGCGCAGCTTCCTGAAGAACAGGGTCGAGCCCGGCGCGGCCGAGCGGGACCAGACCAGCGAGTTCCCCATGCAGATCGTCCGTGAACTGGGCGAGATGGGCATCATGGGCGCGCAGACGCCCGAGGAGTACGGCGGGGCCGGGCTGGACACGGCGACGTTCGCAATGATCATCGAGGAGGTCGCCGCGGTGGACGGCAGCCTGTGCCTGACGGTCGCCAGTCACAACAGCCTGTGCCAGGGGCACATCCTGATCGGCGGGACCGAGGCGCAGAAACAGAAGTTCCTCCCGGCCCTGGCGAGTGCCGAGAAGCTGGGCGCGTGGGGCCTGACGGAACCCGGCAGCGGCAGCGACAGCGGCGGCATGCAGAGCAACGCGAAGGAGCAGCCCGACGGCAGCTGGATTCTGAACGGCAGCAAGAACTTCATCACGCAGGGCAGCGTCGGCGGCACGTACGTCGTCCTGGCCCGCACCGACGCCCCCCGCCCCGGCAAGGGCAAGAACGACGGCATCAGCGCGTTCGTGTTCAACCGCGACGAAGTGCAGGGCTTCAGCATCGGCCGCAAGGAAGACAAGCTCGGTCTGCGCAGCAGCGACACCGCGCAGCTGATCTTCGAGGACATCCACCTCCCCGCCGATGCCCTGCTGGGCGAGCGGGGGAACGCCTTCAAGGACGTCATGAAAGTCCTCGACGGGGGCCGCGTCGGCATCGCCGCCATGGGCCTCGGCCTCGGCCGCGCCGCGTTCGAGTACGCCGCCCGCTACGTCAACCAGCGCGAGCAGTTCGGCAAGCCCATCGGCCACAACCAGAACCTCGCGTTCCGCCTCGCCGACATGGACACCAGACTCGAGGCCGCACGTCTGCTGATCCGCAAGGCCGCCGACCTCAAGGACGCCGGAATGAACTTCACCGTCCCGGTCGCCCGCGCCAAACTCTTCGCCACCACCGTCGGCGTCGAAGCCTGCGACGAGGCCATCCAGATGCTCGGCGGGTACGGCTACATCAAGGAATACCCCGTGGAACGCATGTGGCGCGACAACCGCCTCACCCGCATCGGCGAGGGCACCGACGAGGTGCAGCGCCTCGTCATCAGCCGCGACGTGCTGAAACGCTTCGCGGACTGA
- a CDS encoding alpha/beta hydrolase, which yields MKSGRLLGVGAALVLGAWFLSTRRAASYAQLHPELRSPFVRLRTPPFTRGVVAVMGAMQARAKAPALPDGVQVEERRIPGPPGAPDVTVFVYRPPNLPAKAAAILNIHGGGYVTGSAASYHPQSAAYARELGVVVVGVEYRLSPGTPFPGPLEDCYAALTWMARDAEALGLDPARIALVGDSAGGGLAAALAQLAHDRGEVTPAFQLLYYPMLDDRTTLAATHDERGDFIWRPASNQFGWSAYLGRPPRMDTAPEYAAPARRESLEGLPPAWIGVGTLDLFCPEDREYARRLTDAGVPCEYVEVPGAYHAFERFAPDSAVARTFTASALNALRRGLGLN from the coding sequence ATGAAATCCGGAAGACTGTTGGGGGTGGGGGCGGCGCTGGTGCTGGGTGCGTGGTTCCTCTCGACCAGACGCGCCGCCTCGTACGCCCAGTTGCACCCGGAGTTGCGCTCGCCGTTCGTGCGCCTGCGGACGCCGCCGTTCACGCGGGGCGTCGTGGCGGTTATGGGGGCGATGCAGGCCCGCGCAAAGGCTCCCGCGCTGCCGGATGGGGTGCAGGTCGAGGAGCGCCGTATTCCCGGCCCGCCCGGTGCGCCGGACGTGACGGTGTTCGTGTACCGGCCCCCGAATCTCCCGGCGAAAGCGGCGGCCATCCTGAACATTCACGGCGGCGGGTACGTGACCGGGTCGGCCGCGTCGTACCACCCGCAGAGCGCCGCGTACGCGCGGGAACTCGGCGTGGTGGTCGTGGGTGTCGAGTACCGCCTTTCTCCGGGCACGCCGTTCCCCGGCCCGCTGGAGGACTGTTACGCCGCCCTGACCTGGATGGCACGCGATGCGGAGGCGCTGGGCCTCGACCCGGCCCGTATCGCGCTGGTCGGCGATAGTGCCGGAGGCGGGCTGGCTGCCGCGCTGGCGCAACTCGCGCACGACCGGGGCGAGGTCACGCCCGCGTTTCAGCTGCTGTACTACCCGATGTTGGACGACCGCACCACCCTGGCAGCCACGCATGACGAGCGCGGGGATTTCATCTGGCGGCCCGCGTCCAACCAGTTCGGGTGGTCGGCTTACCTGGGCCGCCCTCCACGGATGGACACCGCTCCTGAGTACGCCGCGCCCGCCCGCCGCGAGAGCCTGGAAGGCTTGCCGCCCGCGTGGATCGGCGTGGGCACCCTCGACCTGTTCTGCCCGGAAGACCGCGAGTACGCCCGGCGGCTCACGGACGCCGGCGTGCCCTGCGAGTATGTCGAGGTGCCCGGCGCGTACCACGCCTTCGAGCGCTTCGCGCCGGACTCGGCGGTGGCCCGCACCTTCACGGCCTCCGCCCTGAACGCCCTGCGGCGCGGGCTGGGGCTGAACTGA
- a CDS encoding DUF1152 domain-containing protein, with protein MYSLQPPFFQEVQDSRRILIAGMGGGFDVFCGLPLYFALKADGKEVFLANYSFTSMDLGPNGPLPHAVVPVTPDLSAQPGEYFPEYWLSRWLVTQGEPGTVYAFRKVGVQPLKAAYEALITHLKIDTVILVDGGTDSLMRGDEVDLGTPHEDATSLVAVNELRGPKTLLACLGFGIDRFHGVCHANYLEATAELTRSGAYLGAFSLTPDMPPVQKYKEACEAVFQMMPRYTSIVNSSIIGAIDGHYGDHHATSRTHGSELWINPLMGLYWTYHLPAVASRLQYYQPMLDTVTLSDVGLVIERHRDSVPIQPRVNIPV; from the coding sequence ATGTATTCCCTTCAACCGCCCTTCTTTCAGGAAGTTCAGGACTCACGCCGCATCCTGATCGCCGGAATGGGCGGCGGGTTCGACGTGTTCTGCGGCCTGCCCCTGTACTTCGCCCTGAAGGCAGATGGGAAGGAGGTGTTCCTGGCGAACTACTCCTTCACCAGCATGGACCTCGGCCCGAACGGCCCGCTGCCGCACGCAGTGGTGCCCGTCACGCCGGACCTGTCCGCGCAGCCCGGCGAGTACTTCCCGGAATACTGGCTGAGCCGCTGGCTGGTCACGCAGGGCGAGCCGGGCACCGTGTACGCCTTCCGGAAGGTCGGCGTGCAGCCTCTGAAGGCCGCGTACGAGGCCCTGATCACGCACCTCAAGATCGACACAGTCATCCTCGTGGACGGGGGCACAGACTCGCTGATGCGCGGCGACGAGGTCGACCTGGGTACTCCGCACGAAGACGCCACCAGCCTCGTCGCCGTGAATGAACTGCGCGGCCCGAAGACACTCCTGGCGTGCCTGGGCTTCGGCATCGACCGCTTCCATGGCGTGTGCCACGCGAATTACCTGGAGGCGACCGCCGAGCTCACCCGCAGCGGCGCGTACCTGGGCGCGTTCAGCCTCACACCCGACATGCCCCCCGTGCAGAAGTACAAGGAGGCCTGCGAGGCCGTGTTCCAGATGATGCCCCGCTACACCAGCATCGTGAACAGCAGCATCATCGGTGCCATCGACGGGCACTACGGCGACCACCACGCCACCAGCCGCACGCACGGCAGCGAACTGTGGATCAACCCGCTGATGGGCCTGTACTGGACGTACCACCTGCCCGCCGTCGCCAGCCGCCTCCAGTACTACCAGCCCATGCTGGACACCGTCACGCTGAGCGACGTGGGCCTCGTGATCGAACGGCACCGGGACAGTGTGCCGATCCAGCCACGGGTGAATATTCCAGTCTGA